Within Xiphias gladius isolate SHS-SW01 ecotype Sanya breed wild chromosome 5, ASM1685928v1, whole genome shotgun sequence, the genomic segment GAAGATGAAACCTCTAATCAATATCAGACACAAGGAAGAGTTCTGAAAACTCAgacaacacagcacacacagtgGACAATGATAGTGTTTTGGCCATAGGTAAATGTGGGTtgatttgtacaaaaaaaagaacacaatcAAAATAgaccattttattttgcaaaacacaaaaagaaaaacgcAGTTCACTGCATAAATAGCTTGTTGTGGATGTTGATTTAAATGATATCAGTGTGGAACttgtaatttcttgttttgtaatGCATAATTTCCcgctaaagtttttttttttttaaacaaagtcaacatttttgtgtcttcttgaatatattttcattacaCTGCAGATATGTACTTAAGTCCGTCTCAGTGATGGATAGTACTGAGAAACTGTTCTGATTTGAAAAGGAATTCTGATCCATTTGCCAGGTCAAAGGGGTTGAAGCAATTACTTGCCAATACAGTATTGTGCTAGTGCTTAGTTCATATAAATCTACCAAGTTCATTTACATTATAAATGGTAAATTTCCTTCACCATCATAAAAGTTGACATGCAAATGAACCATATAAAGTACCTTTAAGTTGTATAGATATATGTACAATTCTTTtacataacaataaaaaattactATCAATTAAATACTTTCccatataaaaatgaataacttaTAGAATACTTGAAGTTTAAGGATAGTCAATGTGTAATGATTAtctacatgtacaaaaaaataataatttcctgGTATTTTGGAAATTTACAAACAATTAAGGTGCACTTGAGTGCCAAAGTCCAAAACCTTAGCTACAACATCAGTGAAAATATCATTACAACATACGAACACTGCATTTGTCCAATGTCCCAagacatttatatatattgatatatggTATACCAATATACTCCATAACAAATGTGATTATAGAACAGATATGTGGGTCACATTTATTGTATGTGCGCTCTCTAGCATAAATATTATGTGAAATGAAATCTGTGAAATCCCCCAAAGgataaaatgtttgtaatgaaACACAACCTAGTCAGTGCAGATTAAAACTACAAATGCACTGTGTAAATGAAGAAACAAACTTTTGACAACAGAAGTGTATGTGAAATGAAGACATCTCTGTCTTATTAATGTAAATTCCTTTTGTATATGGCTGTTATACACTTTTTGGTTACAGTAAGTGCActtttgtcaacaaatattttgCCAATTTGTTCCAAGATAGAAATGGAAATTGAAAAAGACTTGAGTATGAAGTTTGTAACCTACTGCAAGGATCTACAGCAGATAAGAAGCTGACACCGCCAGTGTAGGTTTTCCCTCTGAGGTCAAAAGCTTTGATCTTTATATCACAACATTCCTCTGAGGGCAGAGCACACAACATGAAGGTGTGATGCCCATAGCACCAAAGTGAGCAGGTTTGAGCAGCTATGATGGTGTTATCTCCTTAATTACCACACTGTCAGTGGTaaacaaatatagtaaaaacaaaagtatatGCAgcaccacatacagtatatactgtgtttAAGGACCcattttacatataaattatATTCATCAATTAAAATAGtaacaaattaatttacagtttatttacaaGTCATCAACACTAAATTGTCTGCTGCCttcaaatgtatgtttgtgtctttaAATAAGCCCATATATACAAAATAGTGTGGTCCATGACTGTTGTGCAAATCCTTACGGGATTAAAATAATGTCTCTGTGGTACTATAGGTTGTCAGCTTATGTCAGGAGGAAACCTGTGTTTATTTGAACCAGTGCAGGTAGTTTGTCTTGAGAGCAGGGAAGCACATGTTGTTGCTGCAGGAGCCCCCGTAGCTGGGAGGACAGGCAGAGCAGGGCACGCCTACTTTGTATGGAGCTTCTCCAATCCAGTTACccctgaaagacagaaacatgtaGTATCAGTGGACCTGGGAGTGATCACAgagctgatttttaaaagtaaaacctgAACTTGAATTGGTATATCTTTCTTGTAAAGTAATAGTAAAAACACCGAAAATGGACTGATGATAAGATATTGGGAAAGGCTTAATGTGGTCACATATTCATCAGGccacataaacaacaaaactgtttattttcagaGAGGTAAAATATTGAGcatgaaagtttgtttttgagctTGGGATAGCAGTTTACCAAACAGTTTCATCTCAGTgaccatttagtagctgttctggagcaattatattacattatcaTCTTTGGCAGAGAGAGTTTTCCCAGTTTGCCCAGATGTCCTCGAAGCAATCAGAAGAAATTGAAATTTGAACTACacttccatgacaactgggcatACCCTATCTaatgatgaagatcatgtgatacgaTCATAAACTCCGGACCAGCTGCTAAATGAACCTTGAGGTGAGACGTTTCGTCAAGAGCAAAATATTACTTAGCAATCTGTACATTGTGAGCAAATGAGAAATCCGATTTCAATGTGTGTATTAAAGACACATTGtgccataaaatgtaaatagcaactgaattacataaaattatatCATAACACTTTCCTGAGTCACGTTATTGCCAGCCGGTATCATTCACAGAACTGCCTTTTGCAGATGGTGACAACAGTGACTTCTGCAGAACAGAAAGCAGGATTGTGTCCAAACCCACAACTGTGTGTCTCAAAGAATGGAGGTCACATTTCCAATTAGCAAACTAAAATAGGTCATCGGTGTCCTGAGCCTGTTACTCTTACATATGTCTCAAACCGTTGGGATTAGGGAACCTAGGTCACAAGTCAGTCACAAGTCTAAATGGGCTTTGattcctggatttttttttccgagAATTTGTCTTCTGCTTTGTGGGTCTCCAGAGCTTTGGTAATGCAGTACCGGTTCACAGACTTGTATTGGGGTTGTCTGAATCACTCAGCAACATGGGTGGCATTTCACAACTCAGCACAGAACAGAGTTAACTGTGTCGGGCTTAAAGCATGTCGTCACCCCATCGTCATCAGGTTAACAGGTTCACCAGAATTAACAGGCCTCCTTACTGCATGTAATTAGCACCTTATCAGATTACCTGAAGTATACTTACTTAGGTGAATAGTTGCAAACTAAGTATGTTGCCCGCTTCCATACCGCACCCCATACATTAATATTGTGGCATGTGTGGACAGCACAGCCAACTTTATTGGATGTTGCCCACACCATctgcaaaacagaaacatcaacTATCAGTTAATGGCACTTTTACACCAGACAGACATTAGACAGTATTACATTTAATACTGATTGTTGTCTGTGTACCTGTGTATAATGTGTACACATGGGTCCATAGCATCTGAGAGGGCATCGAGGGTTGCAGTCTTGGGGATATGGAAAAGAGTAATCTTTGACCTCATCGTACCATGGTTTCACCAGCTGAAGAATGGATCGATAGCTGTGAACAAAGACAGGCATATTCAATAAGCGACATTGCATATATCACAACTGATAGTGAGCAACAGCTAACATTATTCTCACTAATACAGAATGACCTTGTCAGTGGTCattatatttaagaaaaaatgactGAGATGGCAACTTAGGTGCTGTGCAGGTGTATTCAGGGGTGATGGAACACGAAAACCTTGAAGACAATGACTTGCATCAGTAATTTTGGCTAaggcaaaattaaaacagtggTTAGCATAGTAGGAAACCCCTGATTTTGAATCTTGCCTCTGTTCTCCCTGTTCCTATGTTTTCCTATGGTCCTgaagtttgctgttttttttccagatgtttgTGCATTCCCTCTCTGTGCTTGAGTTTCCTTcctatcatttttttttcctattttttatggatttaaatagacttttttttaatttcctttcttATTTCATCCAAGTCATTTCTTGGACGTGCAGCTTCAGTGAAAAGGAGATGCCAAAACGTTTACAAAATGCAGTCACAGTGTGGACTTGGCCCTCAAAGACTATGTTACCATGAATGGTTTTGGTTCTCGTGTTTAAAACATCTGCTACATTTTTCAAGCTTGTTGGaccaaaataaccataaaacaaCCCAAATTCAGCAACAGACTTGCCACTGTCTGCAGTATCAAATCACATGAGACTGTAAGAAACATGGCCACGTTTTGAAATGTCAACAGGGTAATTCTGAAGATGCTAAAGAGAGTCAGAGTTTGTTGTAAAACAGCcacaattttaatatttggaaattCCCctatgtttagtttttttttttccagctatAACAGCATGCTCTGCACTGAAAAATGCTGACTTGCAGAGTTATATCCATTTTCTTGTTGAGAATGGTCTGACAGCACCAAACGGCTCCAGCCCCCCATGACTGTGAATGTGAATAGTTTGGAACAAAATTTATTTATGATGTTTAGTTTACCTGCTTAGACTTATTCCAGGTCAAACTGTCTTGAACTTTTTGGTTGTATCATGGCACAGGCCTTCTGAAAAATCTACATCCATCTGTGCACATATTCATTTTATGTGGCATGAGAGTATTTCACCAGATACTTATCAAAGGTCTGAACCCTAGCAAGTGTCATACTAAAccagataaacatttttttattaaataaatctgtttttgaattattttctgtgcaAGTGAACAGAATCGTTTACTATGTAGgtctagtgttttttttagaaaataacttTACTGTAAAACTCTCTCAGTGAGTCACAAGGAACAGTCAGAATAAGCTGTTCCCCATTGAGTCTCATGTTGTTCCTTAATATTAGGAACACGTGAAGGTGCTCTGTGTTtccagatgaaaagtcaagaCCCACTAAAGGGATGCGCCTTTGTCCTCATGGTTCATGGCTGAAAACACAGCTTTTGCTTATTTGTAGGGTCACAGGAGCATTCCTCAAGCAGTCACTGGGTCACAGTGCAAAAACCTTtaggagaaagaagaagggggCTGCAAGGCAACGACCATGACTGTTGAGAGAAAGGCATCCGAGAGAAGCAGCAGATGTcggggagggggaggggtgtCAAAGGTCACTCACCGTCCTGTCCTGACGGAGAGATTTTGACCCAGGAACCTGAGGAGGTGAGGTGGCCCATGCTCCCACAGGCAGGCATGAGCCCAGTCCTCGGCTGTCTTAGCCAGAGTGTCATCCcacacctaaacacacagagagacatggTGGGATCATGGAAAGCCATTACataactgatgaaaaaaaatcaacactggATCTTATTCAGCAGCAAGATGTGAGATAAGAGTCGACACTTTCTGAGTTCATAGCACTGTTACAGGTGTTACCGTGGCAAGATGCACAAGTCATTCATCAAATCATTTACGTAAGAGGAGAAAGTTGCCTAGTGCCCCATATACTATAACTCTTTAATAAATCTTTACTCTGATGAAAGAGGGTTGAATAGCTTCACAACATAGTGGTTTAGAGAATGACAGATATCCAAACATGTAAACAGTCACACTTATGTACACATGGTGGTGCCCTGGAGCCCTAATGTTGTCCTCTGATGATTTCATTCTACAGAAGCTTCATCAGAGGAAGTGACAcctgaaatgcattttattgttgataCAACAACAGAGCTGGAATTGATGCcaaatttaaactgaaatatgTGAGCCTCAGTTGCTTTGTTGTCAGCAGAAATTCTGAGAAAGTCTGATTTAGCAGCTTTGGGACTTGCAACTATTTAAATCTTTTCAATCATGTCTAACAGGTCTAAAACTAACTAACATCGTTCTCCCATACTACACTGCCAGCAGTCTACTGGTACCACACATGACCCCTCTCCCTCTGGAAGTGACTACTTTGGTGGTCTACTGCAGTGCAATCTGCCGAACAGCTGAATGTGCCAAATAAAACTTAAAGACATTTGTCACTTTACTTTCTTAGAAAACAACAAGTCAGGTGAGTACTTTCTGTTAGTCCCCATGAGAAATCATTTATATATCTTTTACTCCATTCATGCAGTTTGGTCATTCATGATAATGCAAATAGAGGGCATACAGCCTACAGTATATGGAACCATAACCATGCACTGATTGAAAAAACATGTACCttgataaaaatgaatgaaagctTTCACTTACCATGTATTCCATATTGGATGCTGGGGGAAAGACTTTCCCTCTTACTTTGTTATGGTAATCGAGAATGGCAAGCATGTCATTCTGACTGATATAACGCTTCCTCCTGGTTTTGGAAATAGTCGTGGTGTCTGTTCCATAGCTCTGCGCTGCACCAAGATCGGTGAAGTTGGCGGCTGGCAAGGACGTGGACACAGTAGGGATACTCGTTCCCAGTGCACATGCTCCGCAAGATACGCACAGAAATACTACCTCTATGACAAATAACTGaggtttcatttttgtctttaggAAACTGCAGTCAAAATATCCCGCGTCCTGGAATGCTCTGAAAAGAAACCCAGAAGACAAACTTATAGTGTTGTTGTAGTGCGCAAAAATAAGTTCAGTCATGGTTAAACCAAGCTGCAAAACTCCCTTGCTTTACAATACAGGACAGAAATACCAGTGACATTCCTTCACACAATCTGGTCCTACCTTTTCTTGCGCGGCGATACGTTGTGCCAGCGTTGCCAAGGCTGTATCACCTCTAAAGCTTAGattggagagagggagggctgcCTGGCTACAAGTGAGGAGTTTTTGCGCTTTGCAAACTTTGTGAGGGCTCCAGGAGAAGTCCGTCTTTGCGGGTTTATATAATGCAGAGGGCGATGCAGGAAATGTGCCTGCCTCGGAGGTAGACGCACAGCCCCCTCCATGTCAcctgaaaaacagcatcatttgGAAACGTTGTGTTTAGTTTCCCCGAACCCGTTCCCGACAGATGTTGCCTAATTTCATCAAGACATCTGCTTTAGGTTTGTGCAGCTGCAGGACGTGAGAGGACAACATTTGATTAACAAGTACACTGGGGAGGATGGAGCATATTAAATGACTATTATTACGTTTTTCTGGCATCTCAAAAGCAAAAGATAATTATGATACAAATCTTTATCATGTATGTTGTTGGTGTGATGTATATGGAATCTAATATGGATGTAATTTATGATAATATTTGAAATTGGATCTTTTTAAACATGGACCCacaatctgaaataaaattgattgaATTAACTTAATTGGAGTGTTAATAGATCTTAACAATCTGTCACATCAGCTCCATGTACACGTGATAAAATTTACACTTGCCACATACTCCACTGGTCAGTGGTAAGGACAGCCACATAAACTCAAGGTTGGGAGGAAAGCCAGCCAGGCTGTTATGAGTCAAATCAGTGTGAGAGCTGGGTCCATGTCTCCTATCAGTCTTCTGGTCGtatttattatactgtaaatattacaCTTGTTCAGTGTGTGGCTCCAGCTGTGTGGTTTGCCAGGGAAGATGCAgagaagaagggaagagaaaaaaaaaaccttctgcAGGTCATAATTTTCATTGGCAGCTGGTGAACAAATTAAAGCAACGTGACGCAGGAACAATTttcctccccctttttcttctctttcgctctttctctcctcctctcctgttgCCAAAAACTGGTGCGTTCCCAAAAATCTTCTTGGAAGTGATGGACTTTTCAGGTGCTGGAACTGGTGGAAGGGATTTATCACTCAGGAGTGGTGCAAAGCAAAGATTTTCTCCTCCATTTCACTCCATCCATACATTTCAGATCCTACTCTCCACTGCTGTCCTTCCTCAGTATACGGAAGGTATCACTGGGATGCAACGTTGTCAGAGTTAGTGGCTTAACCATGACAGATTAGTTGAATATTTCTACTTCCTAGACCTGATCCAATACTTCACTAATAACAGGACACCaagcagaaatgtatttttcctgtggatttttaaattcaacaggaaatacttaaaatacttAAAGGTAATGGTCCACGGGTGGTGGGAGATGTGTTAAATTTTAAAGCCATTTCCTCAGAATTAAACCCAACAACGACATTTATATTCATTGAACATATTCAATATATTTTGAGCTATGACgtgattttgtttccttttttcatgtTATGACTATAAACCATCCTATCTGCTTAATATTTTGACTCATCCTGTCATCTGGTATCAGTAGTCAGGCCACTCTCCAGCCAAATCGGCCTGCCAGCCAAAGATTCTGATCGACACAGTGCTGGGATCCTATCCCCAGGTTTATACGTGTATTGTAATCCATATCATCGGATTATTTtagaagaaaatgtgaaatttagCGTACACCTGTTCCAAAGCATTTCACACTTTCTTCATGTTCATTTGGCCATGGCCTTCTGATCCGAGGTTAAACAAAGCAGTCAAATGTTTAGTTTCAAtgtggagaagctggaaccgggATTCAATAGTATATTGTACTTCTACAGTATGTCTtgctccctccgtctctctctcacacacacaaatacacacacagttccttCACGTGCAGTCTCCTCAAGGCCCCAGATGATATTCCCTCAGTCTCATAGTGCTGGTCCTTGTTTGCACAGTGAACCCAGTGACTTCGAAAGAGGTTGAAGCATTATTATCACATTATCAGAGGGGTAACTAGGGCATTATTTGGGGCACATGCTGCTCTGAGGGCTCTTGGGTCTGTTTTGGAAAGGCATTCTTTTTAAGACAGAGCCTTTATTTACCTACAATATATTGTTCCAAGTTTCCCCCATGCTTCCCCCCTCTCCAGAGGCCTCTCAAAGCCCAGTGTTGATgcaagaaaagaggaagagtcCAAAGGCAGACTTAACAAGTGTTGCATTGGTTATATTTCTAGATGGCAGACAAATTCAAAACTCAAAGCAGAAAGATTTTGAGTAAATAGAATTTACATTGTTTTGACAGATATGGAGTATCATGTACAGTTATGTAAAGAATgtccaaaacaaacactttctgtttttcaggaaaGTTTTAGCAATCGTGTTATTGGACACTTTTTGACCCAGGTCTGGAGCACAGAGTTCTGACCTGGACAATTCAATAAGCAAAAAAAGCTCCAAAGAATGGCTCCCCACTCTGTCCTCTATTCCAGCAATCACAGCACATGCTGTAGACTCCAACTCAGCTGTGCACTCCACCCAAGGCTATTGTTACTGCGCTGGCAGACTCCACTGTGCATGGGAAAGTCACTAACAGATCGGCAGCTTGCGattggatggatgaaaaagCGGTCTAATATGActtgaaaaaccaaaacttttGGGAGTGGTTTGAAAGCTGAAATAGTAAGCTATGGATTATGTTGCTCACAGGGCCACCGTGATGGTTTGTATTTGGATAAGCATTTATTCTGTTATTGTATTAATTTGATCTAAAGGAACAGCTCGAGATGTTGGGAAATATACTCCTTAactttcttgctaagagttagatTAAGGTGACCAGATTGGGGAACTGGGGACATTTCCAGTTTGGCTAGCAATATATCATTAACATatccaatgtttttatttatgaaataaaaaagcgGGACAGTTCTggtttcatgtattttgatGATGGTAACTCTTGTACTGCAATAAACTATGGTGATGGCCGACTGATAAAATTGATTACTAACTAAGTAACTTGTTAAACTGTGTCAGAAAATCATATAGTAGCCTACCATGGTGAGTGAAGCTAAGGTAAACTATGGAACactcaataaagaaaatggtcTTTAATAATAGATAGTACGCTATTAGATAAAATACTTCGTTTAACAGATTCCCATTGCTTGCttcctttttgtatttcattgtttagAATAATATACAGTCTCTGTAATAATTTCTTTACCTAAAAATGATACTATGCACTATATTTTTAGATCCCATGGTAGCCTATATCCAAGTATCCAGCTACCTATCACCTGGTAGTACAATTCCTAAGAACCGTAACCCCACCCCTCACTCTAACCCTGGTTATCTCCTGGCTTGAAAAGACATTTGTGGTAATGTTGTGGATTCATTTGACACTTGCTAGTGTCTCGTCGAGTTTTACACATCAGTTTTCTCTAAAACAATGCGAGCAAGTGATAAGTAGTAGAAGAGGAGTTATATGAAGCTGCTGTAGCGAGCAGACAGCCCCCTTTGTTTGCCAAAACAAGCACAACGCGAGACCTCAgcctgtctgctctgctgcctggtctttctttcctgtctgtttttaattcacagtTCAAAACAGGGACATTTCCAGGGACAGCTCCAGCCGGGGACAGACCACCAAAAACAGGGACTGTCCTCGGGAACAAAGGGAAAGTCTTGTCACCCTAAATAGTTAAATAAGGAGACTGATgctactctcatgtctgtatggaaaatatgaagctagagctaCTGTAGGAGTCAATTAGCTTAGCAGAAGgggaaacagctgaaaaaaaagagagaagagaaaaactgcCTAGTAGAACCTGTAAAGTttactaattaatattttatatccCGTTTACTTAATCTGtgcaaaagtgtaaaaatgacaaattgtggTTTTATAGGTGGTAGCTTTTTGAGCTAAGCTTGCTGTTTCCTTTTAATGAGAAGCTAAGCCAACTGTCTCcaggctgtagcttcatattttgcatacagacatgagagttaggtacggtaaatatgaagcaatactgccagcagctagttagcttagtttagggTTTGTCTGGCTCACTTAtatgccagactatttcttgtcCAGCTGCAGTCACTTCCTGGAATCTCctctggttgcctggcaacctcacggTGATGATAGTATGCTGGGAAAACCCCtggaaaaccacaaaatgttgttttcacacttcagtttttgtacagaataaacaaatattaattagtgagctgcTGGGCAGATCTTGATACCTTCGGACAGAGTTTCAGTAGCTCTTTTCACAtctccagtcttcatgctaagctaaactaaccaaCTGCTGGcaatagcttcatatttaccgtacagacatggAATCAACCTCTTACtgttggcaagaaagcaaatctAATTTCacaaactgtcaaactattcctAACATATGCCATGGCAAGAGTAAATAATATAACCTAAATAAACAGTGAGGAGTTTGCTA encodes:
- the pi15a gene encoding peptidase inhibitor 15-A, giving the protein MKPQLFVIEVVFLCVSCGACALGTSIPTVSTSLPAANFTDLGAAQSYGTDTTTISKTRRKRYISQNDMLAILDYHNKVRGKVFPPASNMEYMVWDDTLAKTAEDWAHACLWEHGPPHLLRFLGQNLSVRTGRYRSILQLVKPWYDEVKDYSFPYPQDCNPRCPLRCYGPMCTHYTQMVWATSNKVGCAVHTCHNINVWGAVWKRATYLVCNYSPKGNWIGEAPYKVGVPCSACPPSYGGSCSNNMCFPALKTNYLHWFK